From Denitrovibrio acetiphilus DSM 12809, the proteins below share one genomic window:
- the dnaE gene encoding DNA polymerase III subunit alpha, producing MNNSKDFVHLHLHTQYSLLDGAILVGDLMQKIKEKGMTPMVGISDHGTMHGIVDFYRQARANDIKPILGCEVYVAPDSRFNTTYERGQERNHHLVLQAVNNKGLSNLQKLVSLAQFEGFHYKPRVDKEIMAQYSEGLIAMSACLAGEIPRKIIRDQYDEAVAAAHEYRDIFGKDNFFLEIQENGIEEQLMVNRNIIKMSRDSGIPLVATNDCHYLNKGDHLSHEVLICIQTQSTINSPNRFEIHSDQLWVKTPEEMWAAFGEVPDALTNTVEIANRCNTSITFGELHLPEYEVPEGYTISSYLEHLARKGLHEKLAKIPSEKHQIYYDRMQKEFDVIIGKNFAGYFLIVWDFMNYSRSVGIPVGPGRGSGAGSLVAYSLGITDLDPIYFNLLFERFLNPERSSMPDFDIDFCVKGREQVIKYVREKYGDDRVSQIITFGKLLGRSTVRDVGRVLEVPLPIVDKLAKAIPSDPGMTLRKALKKDEDLRKVFQAAEQGELILNHAVKLEGLVRNTGMHAAGIVISDKPLNEYVPLCRGQNNEVIAQFEKDTLESVGLVKFDFLGLNNLTIIDEAIKQIKKNRGEDLDIASIPLDNKKVYELLSRGDTTAVFQLESSGMKNLLKKLRPEQFEDIIALVALYRPGPMESGMLDSFVKRKYGEEEIDYIFPDLEEILKETRGVVIYQEQVMQIAQIIGGYSLGSADNLRRAMGKKKAAEMEKQKQFFLYGDGDTIPGAKARGYDMKMAEDLFDKLAKFAGYGFNKSHSAAYALISYQTAYLKALYPVEYMAAILSCEIDKGDKIVTFTEECKNMGIDVLPPNINKSGVNFEIEGTAIHFGLGAIKNVGFNAIEAALQERDKNGEFKNIYDFCERVDLRACNKRVLESLVKAGAFDCSGKNRRQNLQVIERALEEGQRKHKMAEQGIMSIEAFLVDEESDEEEQFFFPDVEEMPENELLKMEKEVLDFYISNHPLAIYNNILKTFTIPIGEVANPDSEGDIVIGGLVKHVKRIVTKKKGEKMAFANVEDMDSEVEVVVFPRTFEQYSRHLENDKIIIIAGKIDHKEDNTVIMADKIMDVTEAMEMLTELVTIKLTSTGMTSEILNKLKTTLATHHGDVPVKLYLEKPKAYGVHIKTGPDFGIKPGYDFYNEIDNLLGKDRYEIKSKAYVHEERKNNYRKNGSKSA from the coding sequence ATGAACAACAGTAAAGATTTTGTACACTTACATTTACATACACAGTATTCACTTCTGGACGGCGCAATACTTGTCGGCGACCTGATGCAGAAGATCAAAGAAAAAGGAATGACACCGATGGTGGGCATCTCCGACCACGGAACAATGCACGGGATAGTGGACTTTTACCGTCAGGCAAGAGCAAACGATATCAAGCCTATACTTGGGTGTGAGGTATATGTCGCACCTGACTCACGGTTCAACACAACATACGAACGTGGCCAAGAGAGAAATCACCACCTTGTACTTCAGGCAGTAAACAACAAAGGGCTGTCTAACCTACAAAAGCTTGTATCTCTGGCACAGTTTGAAGGGTTTCATTATAAGCCAAGAGTGGACAAAGAAATCATGGCTCAATATTCCGAAGGTCTGATCGCCATGTCCGCCTGTCTCGCCGGAGAAATCCCACGTAAAATAATACGTGACCAATACGACGAAGCTGTTGCGGCAGCACACGAATACAGAGACATTTTCGGCAAGGATAACTTCTTTCTGGAAATTCAGGAAAACGGCATTGAGGAACAGCTGATGGTGAACAGAAACATCATCAAAATGTCCCGCGACTCCGGCATACCTCTCGTTGCAACCAATGACTGCCACTACCTTAACAAAGGCGATCACCTCTCTCATGAAGTGCTCATATGCATACAGACGCAGTCCACTATAAACAGCCCAAACAGGTTCGAGATACACTCTGATCAGCTCTGGGTCAAAACACCGGAAGAGATGTGGGCGGCATTCGGCGAAGTTCCCGATGCTCTGACAAACACTGTGGAGATAGCAAACAGATGCAACACATCCATAACCTTCGGAGAACTGCACCTGCCGGAGTACGAAGTACCGGAAGGCTATACGATTTCAAGTTACCTTGAACACCTTGCAAGAAAAGGACTGCACGAAAAACTTGCAAAAATACCTTCTGAAAAACATCAGATATATTACGACCGGATGCAGAAAGAATTTGACGTTATCATAGGCAAAAACTTTGCCGGATACTTCCTCATCGTTTGGGATTTCATGAATTACTCCAGAAGTGTCGGCATACCTGTCGGTCCCGGACGAGGTTCCGGTGCCGGTTCTCTTGTGGCGTATTCTCTGGGTATAACAGACCTTGACCCTATATACTTTAACCTTCTGTTTGAGCGGTTTCTCAACCCAGAAAGATCATCCATGCCCGACTTTGATATTGATTTCTGTGTAAAAGGGCGTGAACAGGTTATAAAATATGTTCGTGAAAAGTATGGCGATGACCGTGTTTCCCAGATCATAACATTCGGTAAACTGCTTGGTCGAAGCACCGTTCGCGATGTGGGGCGTGTACTTGAAGTTCCTCTACCTATTGTGGATAAACTGGCAAAAGCTATCCCGTCAGACCCCGGGATGACCCTGCGTAAAGCGCTCAAAAAAGATGAAGATCTCAGAAAAGTTTTTCAGGCAGCAGAGCAGGGAGAACTCATCCTAAACCATGCTGTGAAGCTGGAAGGACTTGTGCGGAACACTGGCATGCATGCTGCGGGAATCGTCATCAGCGACAAACCTCTTAACGAATATGTCCCCCTTTGCCGCGGGCAGAACAACGAAGTCATCGCTCAATTCGAGAAGGACACACTGGAAAGTGTAGGGTTGGTCAAGTTCGACTTTCTGGGACTCAACAACCTTACGATCATTGACGAAGCAATAAAGCAAATTAAAAAGAACAGAGGGGAAGATCTTGATATTGCGAGCATCCCCCTCGATAATAAAAAAGTTTACGAACTACTAAGCCGAGGGGACACCACTGCGGTATTCCAGCTTGAGAGCTCGGGTATGAAAAACCTGCTCAAGAAGCTTCGACCGGAACAGTTCGAGGATATTATTGCGCTTGTAGCACTTTACCGACCTGGCCCTATGGAATCAGGAATGCTTGACTCTTTCGTAAAAAGAAAATATGGCGAAGAAGAGATCGACTATATATTTCCTGACCTTGAAGAAATCCTGAAAGAGACAAGAGGCGTTGTTATCTATCAGGAGCAGGTTATGCAGATTGCTCAGATCATCGGCGGATATTCCCTCGGCTCTGCGGATAACCTGCGCCGTGCAATGGGTAAAAAGAAGGCCGCCGAGATGGAAAAACAGAAACAGTTCTTCCTGTATGGTGACGGAGATACCATCCCGGGCGCAAAAGCACGCGGCTACGATATGAAAATGGCAGAAGACCTCTTTGACAAGCTTGCAAAATTTGCCGGATACGGGTTCAACAAATCTCACTCCGCAGCCTATGCTCTGATCAGCTACCAGACAGCCTACCTGAAAGCTCTGTACCCTGTGGAATACATGGCAGCGATACTCTCCTGTGAAATTGACAAAGGGGACAAGATCGTAACCTTCACCGAAGAGTGCAAAAATATGGGCATAGATGTCCTGCCCCCTAACATAAACAAATCAGGCGTTAACTTCGAAATAGAAGGAACTGCCATACATTTTGGTCTCGGCGCTATTAAAAATGTCGGGTTCAATGCCATAGAAGCTGCACTGCAGGAACGTGACAAAAACGGTGAATTCAAAAATATTTATGATTTCTGTGAACGGGTTGACCTGCGTGCATGTAACAAACGCGTACTGGAATCACTGGTTAAAGCCGGAGCTTTTGACTGTTCAGGTAAAAATCGCCGTCAGAATCTTCAGGTTATAGAAAGAGCTCTGGAGGAAGGGCAGAGAAAGCACAAGATGGCAGAACAGGGGATCATGTCCATTGAGGCGTTCCTTGTGGACGAGGAAAGCGATGAAGAGGAACAGTTCTTTTTCCCTGATGTGGAAGAGATGCCGGAGAATGAGCTTTTGAAAATGGAAAAAGAAGTTCTCGACTTTTACATCAGCAATCACCCTCTGGCTATCTACAACAATATTCTGAAGACATTCACCATCCCTATCGGAGAAGTTGCGAACCCGGACAGTGAAGGGGATATCGTAATCGGCGGTCTCGTAAAACATGTCAAACGCATAGTCACCAAAAAGAAAGGCGAAAAGATGGCATTTGCCAACGTTGAAGATATGGATTCAGAAGTTGAAGTTGTTGTTTTCCCCAGAACCTTTGAACAGTATTCAAGGCATCTGGAAAACGATAAGATAATAATAATTGCAGGCAAAATAGACCATAAAGAAGACAATACCGTCATCATGGCTGACAAGATAATGGATGTTACAGAAGCTATGGAAATGCTCACAGAGCTGGTGACAATAAAACTAACATCCACAGGGATGACCTCCGAAATTTTGAATAAACTGAAAACTACGTTAGCAACACATCACGGTGACGTACCTGTTAAACTCTATCTTGAGAAACCTAAAGCTTACGGAGTACATATCAAGACCGGTCCCGACTTCGGCATAAAGCCTGGATATGATTTCTATAACGAAATTGACAACCTCCTCGGCAAAGACAGATATGAAATCAAGTCCAAAGCCTACGTTCATGAAGAACGTAAAAATAATTATCGCAAAAATGGTTCGAAATCAGCATAG
- a CDS encoding DMT family transporter, whose product MSNALLYLLLTLGMVSWGESWISAKLLTGVASPDVLVFWRFFITWLTFIPVMIIMKKPFAISRKGLIVAAVASLLLVLYNQMFFTGLVTGFAGAGGILVTTLVPILTFGIGCVLTMKAPSVKDAAGLLLGLAGAAIIMEVWKLDIHLIFASGNAYFLVAALTWAFLTHTSKRANRYTSAYTFSFYLFLFTALFDLILLYSKGMSISVAANHVFVINMFLITVGATTFGTTIYFIATNSLGSQKASSFIFLVPLNALLMSYIFLDEPIRLNTVVGGLAAITAVYLINYRKRVRPAA is encoded by the coding sequence ATGAGCAATGCTCTTCTTTATCTGCTTTTAACTCTCGGAATGGTAAGCTGGGGCGAGTCATGGATATCTGCCAAACTTCTGACCGGAGTTGCATCACCTGATGTGCTTGTTTTCTGGCGCTTCTTTATCACATGGCTGACATTTATCCCCGTCATGATCATAATGAAAAAACCATTTGCCATAAGCAGAAAAGGTCTCATTGTCGCCGCAGTGGCATCGCTGCTTCTTGTTCTGTACAATCAGATGTTTTTTACTGGGCTTGTGACAGGGTTTGCCGGTGCAGGGGGAATACTGGTAACAACACTTGTGCCTATCCTCACCTTCGGAATCGGATGTGTGCTTACCATGAAAGCTCCGTCAGTAAAAGATGCTGCCGGACTTCTGCTGGGGCTTGCAGGGGCTGCCATAATAATGGAAGTGTGGAAACTGGATATACATCTTATTTTTGCAAGCGGTAACGCTTATTTTCTGGTTGCGGCACTGACATGGGCATTCTTAACCCACACCAGCAAGAGAGCGAACAGATACACATCTGCGTACACTTTCAGCTTTTATCTGTTCTTGTTCACCGCACTGTTTGACCTGATACTTCTTTACAGCAAAGGGATGAGTATCAGCGTTGCCGCAAATCACGTATTTGTCATAAACATGTTCCTAATCACTGTCGGAGCAACAACTTTCGGCACAACAATATATTTTATAGCAACAAACAGTCTCGGCAGCCAGAAGGCAAGCTCATTCATCTTCCTTGTGCCTTTGAATGCACTTCTGATGAGCTATATCTTTCTGGACGAGCCAATAAGGCTAAACACCGTCGTTGGCGGTCTCGCAGCCATCACAGCTGTCTATCTGATCAACTACCGCAAAAGAGTCCGCCCAGCCGCCTAA
- the glgA gene encoding glycogen synthase GlgA: MSVNIMFVTSEAAPYAKTGGLADVCSSLPKALSKDNNVKVVMPLYSSIDVVKYGITPYMNGCCVHMGNCEEFYSIYHTSDGGVDFYFIKFDKYFDREGIYHTKAGEYGDNPYRFSFLSKASLQVARDIEFAPDVVHANDWQTALVPYYLKKQWDPYFVNTSSVLTIHNIGYQGVYGTEFMEYASIESADMHPMAFEAFGAVNLLKGGIAFADKITTVSPKYAEEIKGPIGSSGLHEILNSREADLKGILNGIDTDVWNPAKDIYIPQKFSVRSINKKAKNKLELQKRFGLTENPDVALFGFVGRFADQKGVYLLQTAMERAVREMTCQFVVVGSGEQQYEDYFGGMPARHPGECGSYIGYSEELAHLVEAGADFFIMPSLYEPCGLNQMYSLAYGTLPVVRATGGLDDTVENYDETTAEGTGFKFYAISSSALFDTIGWAVSTYYDRPEHMEIMKKRAMKKDFSWRNSAKEYLSLYASLGNTSSDLYL, from the coding sequence ATGTCTGTGAACATCATGTTTGTAACAAGTGAGGCAGCTCCGTATGCTAAAACGGGCGGTCTGGCCGATGTCTGTTCTTCACTTCCTAAGGCTCTTTCAAAGGACAATAATGTTAAAGTGGTCATGCCTCTTTATTCGTCTATAGACGTTGTTAAATACGGCATTACTCCGTATATGAACGGGTGTTGTGTACATATGGGCAATTGTGAAGAGTTCTACTCTATCTATCATACCAGTGACGGCGGAGTGGACTTTTATTTTATAAAATTTGACAAATATTTTGACCGTGAAGGGATATATCACACCAAAGCCGGCGAGTATGGCGATAACCCTTACAGGTTCAGCTTTTTATCCAAAGCCTCTCTTCAGGTGGCGAGAGACATTGAATTTGCTCCTGATGTGGTGCATGCCAACGACTGGCAGACGGCACTTGTTCCGTATTATCTCAAAAAGCAGTGGGATCCTTACTTTGTAAATACCTCCAGCGTTTTAACTATACATAATATAGGATATCAGGGGGTGTATGGAACAGAGTTTATGGAGTATGCGTCTATTGAAAGCGCAGATATGCACCCTATGGCATTTGAGGCGTTCGGTGCTGTGAACCTTCTGAAAGGGGGGATAGCATTCGCTGATAAGATAACAACAGTCAGTCCTAAATATGCGGAAGAGATAAAGGGACCTATCGGTTCTTCCGGACTTCATGAAATACTTAACAGCAGAGAGGCAGATCTTAAAGGGATTCTAAACGGCATCGATACAGATGTGTGGAATCCGGCAAAAGATATTTATATACCTCAGAAATTTTCTGTCCGCTCCATAAATAAAAAAGCAAAAAACAAGCTGGAACTTCAGAAGAGGTTCGGTCTGACAGAGAATCCGGATGTTGCTCTATTTGGCTTTGTCGGGCGCTTTGCCGATCAGAAAGGTGTATATCTGCTCCAGACTGCGATGGAGAGAGCAGTGCGGGAGATGACATGTCAGTTTGTGGTTGTAGGTTCGGGGGAGCAGCAGTATGAGGACTATTTCGGCGGTATGCCCGCCAGACACCCCGGAGAGTGCGGGAGCTATATCGGGTATAGCGAAGAGCTGGCGCATCTGGTGGAAGCGGGGGCGGATTTTTTTATCATGCCTTCTCTTTATGAACCCTGTGGTCTGAATCAGATGTATTCACTGGCATATGGTACTCTGCCTGTGGTGCGTGCAACCGGTGGTCTGGACGATACTGTTGAAAACTATGACGAGACAACGGCGGAAGGTACGGGGTTTAAGTTCTATGCAATAAGCTCGAGCGCCCTTTTTGATACTATCGGCTGGGCTGTCAGCACATATTACGACAGACCTGAGCATATGGAGATCATGAAAAAGAGGGCTATGAAAAAAGATTTTAGCTGGAGGAATTCTGCGAAAGAATATCTTAGCTTATACGCTTCCCTCGGGAATACTTCATCTGACCTGTATTTATAA
- a CDS encoding ComEC/Rec2 family competence protein produces the protein MKKLLYQLFIIGQGRVELFFVLCVFSAYVLYPSVYAGSFSAFALPVYFIKKKKGVVIGFAVLLLYLFAAGTLLVTGEKESNGSKNLYSTTAGTLVVSQKLLPGDIVFGAYKMRKYAGEPEGRFARGYYISDVELRRISVPLLRSILHVRQSVSEKLFYSTGGELRLTQAVMLGDKQFLTQETKDKYLLTGLGHLLAISGLHVGLYAMVCYFIFGFLPRKLRLIPAGLMLLLLIPFTGFKIPVLRAGLLGFCIVVAKFVDFSTDVRKLLLFFAGIFILVSPSMIVSPSFLLSFSAVYGLLHLNDLKYPKFLAPVMVGIVATVFIIPAASAAFGSFNISSIISTPFLVPVISAQVICFLLYLALPSLSLEPVILLEKVHLLFIDVFAEKLGFVFTMYKAEILWAAAMMFFLYACARLRMLWLSFVLLLIPYIPAHVEKGGYFPNMGRSKGFVVVDDKVHIFFKGHHGDFLYRFIPYLAELGVEAADRGTIDIYGSENIFIPVKVTSEDYGWICVNRLDEECKAVYHTKSNSYGCDDDRVHILYKNKCSTGKTYLLSDTGDLIIDNPSE, from the coding sequence GTGAAAAAACTTTTATACCAGTTGTTTATAATTGGGCAGGGGCGTGTGGAGCTGTTCTTTGTCCTCTGCGTTTTTTCTGCATATGTGCTCTATCCGTCTGTGTATGCAGGCAGTTTTTCTGCATTTGCTCTACCTGTATATTTCATAAAGAAAAAGAAAGGGGTGGTGATAGGCTTTGCTGTTTTGCTGCTCTACCTATTTGCTGCCGGAACACTTCTTGTGACCGGAGAGAAAGAGTCAAATGGATCAAAAAACCTTTACAGTACCACAGCAGGAACTCTTGTCGTCTCTCAAAAACTTTTACCGGGTGACATCGTTTTCGGGGCTTACAAAATGCGGAAATATGCAGGAGAGCCGGAAGGGAGGTTCGCCAGAGGGTACTATATTTCTGATGTTGAGCTGCGCAGGATATCTGTTCCTCTGCTCCGTTCAATTCTTCATGTGAGGCAGAGTGTGTCAGAGAAGCTTTTTTATTCCACTGGGGGTGAGCTGAGGCTGACTCAGGCTGTGATGCTGGGAGACAAGCAGTTCCTGACGCAGGAGACGAAGGATAAATACCTGCTCACCGGGTTGGGGCATCTTCTCGCGATATCCGGGCTGCACGTTGGGCTGTATGCAATGGTGTGTTATTTCATATTTGGTTTTCTTCCAAGAAAGCTGAGGCTCATCCCCGCAGGGCTGATGCTTCTGCTTCTCATACCTTTCACCGGTTTCAAAATCCCTGTACTCCGGGCTGGTCTGCTTGGGTTCTGTATTGTTGTTGCGAAATTTGTTGATTTCAGTACGGATGTGCGCAAGCTGCTTCTTTTTTTTGCTGGTATATTTATTTTAGTATCCCCTTCGATGATAGTTTCTCCGTCTTTCCTGCTTTCGTTTTCTGCTGTTTACGGACTTTTACACCTTAATGATCTGAAATATCCGAAGTTTCTGGCTCCTGTTATGGTCGGAATTGTGGCTACAGTATTTATAATACCCGCAGCATCGGCAGCTTTTGGCTCTTTTAATATAAGCTCTATTATCTCTACGCCGTTTCTTGTGCCGGTGATATCTGCACAGGTGATATGTTTTCTTCTTTACCTTGCTTTACCTTCGCTTTCCCTTGAACCTGTTATTCTTCTTGAAAAAGTGCATCTGTTGTTCATTGATGTGTTTGCCGAAAAGCTCGGGTTTGTGTTCACCATGTATAAGGCAGAGATATTATGGGCTGCGGCTATGATGTTTTTTTTGTATGCTTGTGCCAGATTGCGGATGCTGTGGCTTAGCTTTGTTCTGCTTCTTATCCCCTATATCCCCGCTCACGTCGAGAAAGGGGGATATTTTCCGAATATGGGGCGGTCAAAAGGCTTTGTGGTGGTGGATGACAAGGTTCATATATTCTTTAAAGGGCATCACGGAGATTTTCTCTATCGGTTTATTCCGTATCTTGCAGAGCTGGGGGTTGAAGCGGCAGACAGAGGAACTATAGACATTTACGGCTCAGAGAATATATTTATACCGGTTAAGGTCACATCGGAAGACTACGGCTGGATATGCGTCAACAGGCTTGATGAAGAATGCAAAGCAGTATATCATACAAAGTCAAACAGTTACGGCTGTGATGATGACAGAGTGCATATACTTTATAAAAATAAGTGCAGCACTGGAAAAACATACTTATTAAGCGACACGGGGGATCTGATCATTGATAATCCGAGTGAATGA
- a CDS encoding Mrp/NBP35 family ATP-binding protein, whose translation MSSCNSDSSCNSCGSQSSCDADEKRKHTQEMLTARLSKIKYKIMVMSGKGGVGKSTVSVSLASALHSLGFSVGILDADIHGPNIPKMFGMTQKGVQTNENGLVPFEAVEGLKVMSVGFLVRDDDDAVIWRAPVKHGMIEQFMSEVEWGDLDFLIIDLPPGTGDEPLSVAHTIGKGHVDGCVVVTTPQEVALLDSRKSITFARKLDIPVFGIVENMSGLVCPHCGETVDLFKSGGGEKAAGEMDVNFLGRVPIDPMVVVQGDSGKPYVLEVTDTPTAAAFKSIAENILSQTIKAEK comes from the coding sequence ATGAGTAGTTGTAATTCTGACAGCTCATGTAACTCATGCGGTTCACAGTCATCCTGTGACGCAGACGAGAAAAGAAAGCATACACAAGAAATGCTTACTGCAAGACTGTCCAAGATCAAATACAAAATTATGGTGATGAGCGGGAAGGGGGGCGTTGGTAAATCAACAGTGAGTGTTAGCCTTGCCTCTGCGCTTCATTCTCTCGGTTTTTCTGTAGGGATCCTGGATGCTGATATCCATGGTCCGAATATTCCTAAAATGTTCGGTATGACACAGAAGGGTGTGCAGACAAATGAGAACGGACTTGTGCCTTTTGAGGCTGTGGAAGGTCTCAAGGTTATGTCTGTAGGCTTTCTCGTGCGTGACGATGATGATGCTGTTATATGGCGCGCCCCTGTAAAACACGGCATGATCGAGCAGTTTATGAGCGAAGTTGAGTGGGGCGATCTTGACTTTCTTATTATCGATCTTCCGCCAGGCACAGGTGACGAGCCCCTCAGCGTGGCACACACTATAGGTAAAGGACATGTTGACGGCTGTGTAGTCGTTACAACCCCACAGGAAGTTGCTCTTCTGGACTCCAGAAAGTCTATAACTTTCGCCAGAAAACTAGACATTCCGGTTTTTGGTATTGTTGAAAATATGTCCGGTCTGGTCTGCCCGCACTGCGGAGAAACAGTTGACCTGTTTAAGTCCGGCGGCGGAGAGAAAGCTGCTGGGGAGATGGATGTAAATTTCCTCGGTCGTGTGCCTATAGACCCTATGGTTGTGGTTCAGGGGGACAGTGGAAAGCCTTATGTGCTTGAAGTAACAGACACTCCTACTGCGGCAGCTTTTAAAAGCATTGCGGAAAATATCCTCAGCCAGACTATTAAGGCTGAAAAATAA
- the thiF gene encoding sulfur carrier protein ThiS adenylyltransferase ThiF produces MNEKEVKARADATAGDIVRDHKPDTDIIIQNGHIVKADSLLETGDSVYLIKKGEIPDEEEMKFLITARHTPKVAERMGKCRMAVCGLGGLGSNIALALARMGVGELLLIDYDVIIPSNINRQQYYVDQIGMKKTDATLANLRRVNPYIEYDVRDLFITKDNIKGLFDGCDVIIEAFDGAATKAMFIPEASRAYPDALIVGASGVAGLGSHESFRVVKAGKNVKLVGDFEAAAQIGRGLMSTRVTIAAGIQANVAVRHVLADILED; encoded by the coding sequence GTGAATGAAAAAGAAGTGAAAGCCAGAGCCGATGCAACTGCCGGTGATATTGTAAGAGACCATAAGCCTGATACAGACATAATAATACAGAACGGACACATAGTTAAGGCGGACAGCCTTCTTGAGACAGGTGATTCTGTTTATCTTATAAAAAAAGGTGAAATACCGGACGAAGAGGAGATGAAGTTTCTCATAACTGCAAGGCATACTCCGAAAGTTGCCGAACGTATGGGGAAATGCCGGATGGCTGTCTGCGGTCTGGGTGGTCTCGGCTCAAATATAGCCCTTGCTCTCGCCAGAATGGGTGTGGGAGAACTGCTTCTGATAGATTATGATGTCATAATACCATCAAACATAAACAGACAGCAGTATTATGTAGATCAGATAGGTATGAAAAAAACTGATGCAACACTCGCAAATCTCAGGCGGGTAAATCCATATATAGAGTATGATGTCCGTGACCTTTTCATAACGAAAGATAATATAAAAGGTCTTTTTGACGGATGCGATGTTATCATAGAGGCGTTTGACGGCGCTGCCACAAAGGCTATGTTTATCCCCGAAGCGTCCCGTGCTTATCCTGATGCGCTCATTGTTGGCGCCTCCGGTGTTGCCGGGCTTGGTTCCCACGAAAGTTTCAGGGTGGTAAAAGCCGGAAAAAATGTTAAGTTGGTAGGGGATTTCGAGGCAGCAGCTCAGATAGGAAGAGGTCTGATGTCGACCCGTGTGACGATAGCGGCAGGTATTCAGGCAAATGTAGCTGTTCGCCACGTTCTGGCTGATATTCTGGAGGATTAG
- the thiS gene encoding sulfur carrier protein ThiS, with protein MKIQLNGESVELSDAISLNSLIDRFDMNRETVVVELNGDLPDKSEYDSIVVNEGDRIELIRFVGGG; from the coding sequence ATGAAAATACAGTTAAACGGCGAGTCTGTAGAGCTTTCGGATGCAATAAGCTTAAACAGCCTTATAGACAGGTTTGACATGAACAGAGAGACTGTTGTGGTGGAGCTTAACGGAGATCTGCCGGACAAGTCTGAATATGACAGTATTGTTGTTAACGAAGGAGACAGGATAGAGCTTATACGTTTTGTTGGCGGTGGTTAA
- a CDS encoding response regulator yields the protein MNTDYIKDVELLKQFSVMHVEDDNSVRESLMRFLKRRFDTIYSAKDGAEGLDIYTEHKPDIVITDIQMPVMDGVEMSRRIKELNPSALIIVTTAFNEKPYIQKTEEIGITDYLKKPVVKDDLMQALRSCAETLLKRK from the coding sequence ATGAACACAGACTATATTAAAGACGTCGAACTTCTTAAGCAGTTTTCTGTAATGCATGTTGAGGACGACAACAGCGTCCGCGAAAGTCTTATGCGTTTTCTCAAAAGACGCTTTGACACTATTTACTCTGCAAAAGACGGTGCTGAAGGGCTCGACATTTATACAGAACATAAACCAGACATTGTGATTACAGACATACAGATGCCAGTTATGGACGGTGTTGAAATGTCACGCCGTATTAAAGAACTTAACCCTTCTGCCCTTATCATCGTCACAACAGCTTTCAACGAAAAGCCCTACATCCAGAAAACAGAGGAGATAGGGATCACAGACTATCTGAAAAAACCTGTGGTGAAAGATGATCTCATGCAGGCTCTGCGGAGCTGCGCGGAAACTCTCCTTAAAAGAAAATAA